DNA sequence from the Streptomyces canus genome:
GACCACGCCGAGCGTCTCGCCCTTGCGCACCTCGAAGTCGATGCCGTCGACCGCCTTGACCGCACCCACCTGGCGCTGGAGGACGCCCTTGCGGATCGGGAAGTGCTTCTGGAGGCCCTCGACCTTGAGAAGTATCTCGCGCTCGTCGGGGGCGGCCGTCACGTCCGCGTCCGTCTTCTTCGTCTCACTCACAGCTTCGGCGCAATCTCTTCGGTCCAGATCCGCGTGCGGTCCTCCGGCGAGAGGTGGCACGCGGAGTAGTGCCCGCCGCCGACCTGCTGGAGCTCCGGGCGCACGGTACGGGTGACATCGCCCTTGGGGATGTCCGCGTACGGGCAGCGGGGGTGGAAGGCGCAGCCCGAGGGGACGTTGATGAGGCTCGGCGGCTGACCCTTGACGGGGATGAGCCGCTCGGAGGTCTCCCGGTCGATGCGCGGCATCGAGCCGAGCAGACCCCAGGTGTACGGGTGTTGCGGCCGCTCGAAGACGTCGTCGACGCTGCCCCGCTCCACGCACCGGCCGCCGTACATCACCAGCACGTCGTCGGCGATCTCGGCGACCACACCCAGGTCGTGGGTGATGAGGACGACCGCGGAGCCGAACTCCTTCTGCAGGTCCCGGATGAGGTCGAGGATCTGCGCCTGGACGGTGACGTCGAGGGCGGTCGTCGGCTCGTCCGCGATCAGCAGCTCGGGGTTGTTGACAAGCGCCATGGCGATCATCGCGCGCTGGCGCATACCGCCGGAGAACTCGTGCGGGTAACCGTCCACGCGCTTGGCCGGCTCGGGAATGCCGACCCGGTCGAGCATCTCTATCGCCCGCTTGCGAGCGATCTTCTTGCTGACGTCGTGGTGGACGCGGTACGCCTCCACGATCTGGTTGCCGATCGTGTAGTACGGGTGCATCGCGGACAGCGGGTCCTGGAAGATCATCGCCATCTCGCGACCGCGCAGCCGGCGCACCTCGTCCGGGTCGGCGGAGACCAGCTCCTTGCCGTCCAGCCAGATCTCGCCGGACATCTGCACGTGCTTGCCCTGTGCCCCGAGCCGGTGCAGGCCCATGATCGCCAGCGAGGTGACGGACTTGCCGGAACCGGACTCGCCCACGATGCAGAGGGTCTTGCCCTTCTCCACCTGGAAGCTGAGCCCGTCGACGGACTTGACCAGGCCGTCGTCGGTCGGGAAGTGCACCTTGAGGTCGCGGACCGCGAGGAAGGCGTCGGGGGCGTTCCCCGGAGCCGGCTCGCCCAGGGCGGCACCGGTCTTGGAGAGTTCGGTCACGAGAGCCTCACCCGCGGGTCGGCGGCGGCGTACAACAGGTCCACCAGGAGATTTGCGATCACGACGAAGAAGGCGGCGAGCAGGGTGACGCCGAGGATCGGGGGCAGGTCGTTGTCGGTGATGCCCTGCACCGCGTACTGGCCGATGCCGGGCAGCGAGAACACCGTCTCGGTGATCACGGCGCCGCCGAGCAGCAGGCCCAGGTCCATGCCGAAGACGGTGATGATCGGGGTCAGCGCGGCGCGCAGCCCGTGCCGGGCGACGACGTTGCGCTCCCGCAGGCCCTTGGCGCGGGCCGTGCGGATGAAGTCCTCGTTCATCGTCTCCAGCATGCCCGAGCGGGTCAGCCGCGCGTAGATGGCGGAGTACAGCAGGGCGAGCGAGCACCAGGCCGGGAAGAGCGTGTTCGCCCACTGGGCCGGGTTCTCGGTGAACGGCACATAGGTCCGTCCGAAGATCGGCCACTGGTAGGTGAAGAGCAGCAGGGCCAGGTTGCCCGTGAAGAACATGGGCAGCGAGACACCGGCGAGCGCGACGCCCATGAAGGAGCGGTCGAAGAAGCTGCGGGGCTTGAGCGCGGAGATCACACCGATCACCACGCCGGACACCAGCCACATCACGGCGGCACCGGCGGCCAGCGAGACGGTCACCGGAAGGCGCGAGGTGAGCTGCGGCCACACCGCGACGTGGTTCTTGAAGGAGTAGCCGAAGCACGGCGCGTCACAGTGCGCCGTCGTGGGGCCCAGGTTGTAGGTGGCGCCGGACACGATCCCCTTGATGAAGTGCCAGTACTGGGCATACAGGGGCTCGTCCAGACCGAGGTTCTGCTTGACTGCGGCGATGTCGGCCTTCGTCGGACTCTTTCCGATGTACTGCTGCGCGAGCTGGTCGGCGGTCTGGCCGGCCATCCGCGGCAGCAGGAAGAAGATCGCGAAGGTGACCGCGGTGACGACCAGCAGCAGGATCACTGCCGCGAACGTCCGACGGAGGATGTACGAGATCACGGGGACCGGCGCTGGTGCCCGCGGGCCGCGAGGCCCACGGGCACCAATGCCTTCACCTGCCTTCCGGGGCTACTTCTTGGTCGTGCCGATGTTGAGGTAGTCGTACTGACCGCTGAAGGCCGACGTGGACACCAGGTTGGTGAAGCCCGTCGGGCGGTACAGCAGGACCTTGAAGTAGGTCAGCGGGACGAGCGCCGCCAGGTCCATCGCACGCTTGTCGATCTGCCCGTACAGGGCGTTGCGCGCGGTGTCGTCCTCGGTGGCGATGGCCTTCTCCAGCATCTCGTTGATCTGCTTGTCGTTCAGATACGAGAGGTTGGTGTTGCCGGACGCGCCGATCGCGTCACCGTGCAGGATCTGCTGGAGGAAGCCGTAACCGGAGTTCCAGTCGGCACCCCACTGCATCATGTGCAGGCCGATGTTCTGCTTCTTGTCGAACGTCGGCACACCCGCGTAGTCGGTGAAGTACTTGCCCGACGGGTACTGCTTCAGGCTGGCGTTGATGCCGACCTTCTTCAGCGAGGCGATGATCGCGGTGGCCGCGTCGATCTCCTGCGGGCGGTCGCTGCGCGCCGAGATGTTGGTGTTGATCGTCGTCTTGCCGCAGGCCTTCAGCTGGTCCTTGGCCTTGGCGACGTCACCCTTGTTGCCGGTGGTCGCGTAGACGTCGGCCTTCGCGTAGCCGGTGATGTCCGGAGGCAGGACGGTCGTGGCGATGTCACCGCGGATCGGGCCGCCCTCGGCGGTCTGCACGGAGACCTTGTCGACGGCGTACTCGACGGCCTTGCGGCACTCGACCTTGTCGAACGGCGCGACCTGGTTGTTGATCGCCATGTAGACCAGACGGCCACCGTAGGTGTTGTCCGTGTTGGCCTTCAGGCTCGCGTCGTTGACGACCTTCGCCTGGGTCGCGGCCTGGACACCGGTACCGCCGAGGTCGATCGCGTCACCGGCCTGGACGTCCTGGTCGATCGTCTCGGCGTTGACCTTCAGCTTGACGACGATCTTGTCCGGGTACTGCTTGCGCAGCGGGTCGGTCTTCGGGTCCCAGTTCTCGTTCTTGACGAGGACGGCCTGCTTGCCCTCGTCGTAGCTCTGGAACTTGTACGAGCCCGAGGACACGATGCTCTTGACGTAGTCGATGCCGGTGTCCTTGGACTGCGGCACCGGAGCCGTCTGCGGCGTCGCGACCAGGTAGTCGAACTCCTGGAAGGGACGGTTGAGCTTGAAGACGATCGTGGTGTCGTCCGGCGTCTCGATGGACTTCAGGCCCTCGGCGCTCTTGTCCTTGTAGGGACCCTTGTACGCCTTGCCGCCCTCCATGAACTGCTGGAAGTAGTTCGGGCCGAGGGAGAGCACGTCACGCGCGAAGTTGGAGCGCTCGACGGCGTACTTGACGTCCTTCGAGGTGATCGCGGTGCCGTCCTGGTACTTCAGGCCGGAGCGGATCTTGTACGTCCAGGTCTTGCCGCCGTCGCTCGGCTCGCCCGCCTTCTCGGCGAGGTCCGGGACCAGCTTGTTGCCCTCCTCGCCCGGACCGGGCTGGAAGGTCATCAGCGGGCGGGCGTACAGCCGGCTGAGGTTGTACATGTAGGCGTAGTACGTGTTGCCGGGGTCGAAGGAGTCCGGGACGTCGGAGTACTCGTACGTGACCGTCCCACCCTTCTGGGTGGAGGCGTTGACGACACCCTTGGTCGCTGCGTTGGCCCCAGCCGACTTGTTCCCGTCTCCACCGTTGTCATCGGCCTTGCTGCAAGCCGAGAGCAACAGGCTCGCACTGCCGATGGCCGCCACTGCGGCCAGCGCTGACCTTCGCATGATGGTCTGCTTCCCCTTCAATTGTCGGAAATCTTGTGGACTCTCACCGCGGTCGCGGGTCAGCGGCTGCGCGGGTCGAGAGCGTCTCGGAGACCGTCACCGAGCAGGTTGAACGCCAGGACGGTCACGAAGATGGCCAGACCAGGCACGATCATGAACTGCGGGTCGACCTGGTAGAAGTCGACGGCCTGGTTGAGCATGCCGCCCCAGGAGGCCTGGGGAGGCTGGATGCCGACGCCGAGGAAGCTCAGCGACGCCTCGAAGAGGATGTTGGTCGGGATGAGCAGCGTCGAGTAGACGATGATCGGGCCGACGAGGTTCGGCAGCAGCTCCCGGAAGAGGATGTAGGGCCCCCTGGCCCCCATCCCGCGCGAGGCGTCGACGAACTCCCGCTCGCGCAGGGCCAGTGTCTGGCCGCGCACGATACGGCCCAGGTAGGGCCAGTTGAAGAAGCCGATCACGAAGATCAGCACGCTGATGTGCAGCGGCAGACCCTCGAGCCCGAACGCACCGCCCTGGAGCGTGGCCGAGATGGCGATGGCGAACAGCAGCAGCGGGAACGCCAGGAAGGTGTCCATCAGCCGGCTGATGATCGTGTCGACCCGTCCGCCGTAGTAGCCGGCGACCACGCCGAGCACGGCGCCGATCGTGTTGGACAGGATCGTGGCGCCGAAGGCGACGACCAGAGAGACCCAGGAGCCCTCGAGGATGCGGGTGGCGATGTCGCGGCCGAACTTCGGCTCCACACCGAGCGGGTGCGACCAGCTCATGCCGCCGAAGTCGCCCTTGGGCAGCGAGGTGTTGGGGTCGATCAGATCCTGGTGCAGGGCGTTGGGGTCCAGGCCGAACATGGCCTGGATGGGCCGGGAGAGCACCGCGAGCAGGACCAGCAGGATGACGATCACGCCGCCGGCGACCGCCACCTTGTCCTTCTTGAAGCGGGACCAGGCGATCTGACCCAGGGAACGGCCCTCGATCTGCCCCTTGTCGACGCCGACGAGGACAGCCTCCGGCTGCGCCTCGGCCTGCGCCCCGGTGGTCTCGATCGGTGCGGTCACAGTGACCCGACCCCTCTCGCCGGTGGTGACCGGCCTACACCTGCCGTGGATTACGGCTTTGTCGACTTGCTCAGCTCGCAGGGAACGTCTGATCCTGCGTCTGCCTGGGGAGTCTTCAGCTTCGCTGCGATCACCCGCCAGGCCTGGCGAAGAAAGTATGCGTAACCGTGATGCAGTACGAGGGATTCCGTTATCCGAACAACGGGTAACGCCCCTCGGACGCATGCTAGTTGGGACAGAACGGCGCAATAGGTGACCTTCGTGACGGTCTGCCGCCATCTACGCGCGAAGAAATGTGGCTGTTACGTAAACGAGTCGAACAAGTAGTTGTAGCTCTCAGTAACCACCACGGGCCGGCGGGTAGCCGTACCCGGCCGCCGGGGCCTGAGCGGGGGATCCATGGGCCTCGCGGTCGTAGAACGGACGGGCACCGGCGCGCATCCACAGCGCCACCGGGTCGTAGTCGTCGGACATCGCCACGGTGGACACCGGGAGCCCGTCCGGGACGGCGCCGATGGACTGCTGCATCATCGCGCGCACCGAGTCCACGGCCGAGGGGCTGGTGTCGTACACGTCCAGGCCGATCGCGAGATACGGCGCCCCGAGCGCCGGCTGCACCCAGGCGCGGCGCAGTGAGCGGACCGCCGGGGTGCGGTGGGCGTTCTGCACGAGCAGCGCGTAGAACTGGGGGATCTCGATGCCGGGCTCCGACAGCCTGAGCGGCCCCGCGGGCTGGCGCTCGAGGCCGGTGGCGATGCGGCGCAGATCGAGCCAGGGGATGCCGAGACCGCCGCCGGGGGCGTGCGGGTTGAGCCAGAGGCCGTACTGGTCGGGGTAGAGGGTGCGGGCCACGTCGATGCCGTCGACCACTTCGTACGAACGGTTCCAGCCGCTGGCGCTCAGCTCCTGGGCCGAGGTCACACAGGGGGCGTAGCCGTAGCCGTCGACCTCCATGTTTCCGTACTGGGCGTCCGGGGAGCCGGCCTGGCCGTGCCACAGGAGCATCCAGATCTGGCCGGAGTTCGGGGTCGCCAGGGCGCGCAGCAGTGCCTCGTAGGCGTCGTAGCGCCCGGGGGTCACCTGGCGCAGCATGTGCTCGACCTGGTCGGTCGTGGTGGCGCTCACCCTGTATCGCCCCTTCTTGAAAGTTGCCCCGAGTAGGAAACCAGCTTAAGCGCGCACGAGCTCGGGATCCGTGCGCCGTCAGCCCTGTGTGTAGAAGGGGCGCACCTGTTCGCGCATCCAGTGGCCCACCGGGTCGTCCGCCACGTCCAGCAGAACCAGGTTGACCGGCCATGCAACCGGAGTCGTCCCCAGGGCCCTGCCGAGGGCGTCCATCGGAAGGGTGCGCAGATCGCCCTCCCACTGGGACAGTTCGACGCCCACGAACATCACCGGGTCGGCCGTTTCGATGGCGGCCAGGCAGCGGCGGGCCGTGAGGACCACGCCCGTGGCCGCGAACTCGGCCGACGCGGCTGCCAGGAAGTCGACCGGGTCGTCCTGCCAGTCCGGCTCGTAGAGCTTGACCCGGCCGCCGGTGTTGGGGCCGTCCAGCGGGGTGCGGCCCACGCGGCAGAGGTCGGCGACCGCGGCGGGCGGCAGGGGGACGCCGACCACGCCGTCGGGGTTCACCGCGATGCCCACGTGCGGGGGCAGGCCGCGGGCGAACTCGACCGCCGGGGCGATGGTGTACGACAGATGGCTGCCGACGACCTGGCGGAACTGCTCCTCGGAGCTGAACACCGGGACGAAGGCCTGGCCCCCGATCTCCACGGTGGGCAGGTCGAGGGGGCCGCTGTGCGGACCGCCGCCGTTCGGCAGGGGGATCCAGACGAAGCTGCGGCCGAGCACCTCGATGATCCGGCCGCCCGCCGAGGGCATGCCGAGGGAGGCCGAGAGCACCTCCTCCAGTTCGTTGCCGGGCCATCCGCCGTGCGGATGAGGGTGCGGGTGTGCCGGTGCTGGAAAGTCCGCGGGAAGATCCGCCGGGAAGTCCATCTGTCTGACCGCCTGCTGTGAACCTACTGATGTGGCTGAAAGGCTAGCGGGTGCGGTGGAAAGGTGGCTCGGCCCGGCACATCCGTCCGCGTCAGCCCGTGAAGCCGATCCGCCGCAGCACGTCCGCGGCGTCCCGGTCGATCAGCACCGCCGAACCGCAGCCCTGGGGCAGGTCACCGCGCTCCACGGAGCGGATCAGCCGGGCGGCCGCGCCCCGGTGCCGCAGGAAGGCGTACCGCGAGACGCCCCGGCCGCGCTCGCGCTGGCCCTCCAGCGCGGTGTCCGCCGCGACGTCGAGCAGCAGCAGATGCAGGGTGCCGCCCCGGCGCCGGGCCTCGCGGGCCAGCCAGCCGCGCACCCAGGCCTGGGTCCCGCAGTCGTGGACCACGACCCCCTCGCCGGAGCGCAGGGCGCCGCGCAGTCCTACGTAGTGCGCGAGCCGGACCAGGGGGCGGTAGACGGCGTACGGCAGTAAGGGGGACAGCCGGCCGTCCCAGCGGTCGCGGGTGTCCTGGGAGTCGATCCGGATCCCGCCCACCGCCCGCTTCATCAGCGTGGACTTGCCGCTGCCCGGCAGGCCGGTGATGACGACGAGGTCCTTGGGGCCGAAGAGCAGCGCGTGCGGGCTGCGGCCGGAGCGGTCGCGCAGGTCGCGGACGACCGGGGCGGCGCGGCATGCGCCGCGGAGCTCGACGACCGGGGCCGCGGGCTGCTCCGGCAGCGCGATGCCCGAGGTCGTCGCGTACGCCGTGGTCCTGTCCACCGTCATCGTCCTCCTCCGGGGTCGGGGTTCCCCTCCCCACCGAGCGTAAAGAGAAGGTAATGGACGATCTCTCGCTTTTCTGTAGTCGTACCGCCACAAGCTGGTTACAGACGCTGCCCTGCCGGACGCGTACGCGGCGTGCAATGATGTGCGCGCCAACTGCATACCGGCCGCTTGAATCCGCGCGGGAGAGTCCTGGGTACGTGTACCCGGGCGCCGAAGGAGCAAGTCCCTCCCTTGAATCTCTCAGGCCCCGTTACCGCGCGGGCGAGGCACATCTGAAAAGCGGGTCGCCTACTCGAAGGCGGCTCCACCCACGGTGCAAGCCCGGATCATTTCGTGATCAGGGCGAACCTCTCAGGTTCCGATGACAGATGGGGAGGAAAGCCCTCGCCCGTCATGCCTTGGATCCTTGGGAGACGACCGTCCGATGAGCAGTACCGAATCCCGTCGTACCGCGCTCGATGCCCTGCACCGCTCGCTGGGCGCGACCATGACCGACTTCGCCGGCTGGGACATGCCCCTGCGCTACGGCTCCGAGCGCGACGAGCACAACGCCGTGCGGACGCAGGCCGGGCTCTTCGACCTCTCCCACATGGGCGAGATCACCGTGACCGGGCCGCAGGCGGCCGAGCTGCTGAACTTCGCCCTCGTCGGCAACATCGCGTCCGTGGGTGTCGGCCGCGCCCGCTACACCATGATCTGCCGGGCCGACGGCGGCATCCTGGACGACCTGATCGTCTACCGGCTCGGGGAGACCGAGTACATGGTGGTCGCCAACGCCTCCAACGCCCAGGTCGTGCTGGACGCGCTGACCGAGCGCGCGGCCGGCTTCGACGCCGAGGTGCGTGACGACCGGGACGCCTACGCGCTGATCGCCGTACAGGGGCCTCAGGCGCCGGGGATCCTCGCCTCCCTGACCGACTCCGACCTCGACGGCCTGAAGTACTACGCCGGTCTGCCGGGCACGGTCGCCGGGGTGCCCGCGCTGATCGCCCGCACCGGATACACCGGCGAGGACGGCTTCGAGCTGTTCGTGGCGCCCTCCGACGCGGAAGCACTGTGGCAGGCCCTGACCAAGGCGGGCGAGCCGGCCGGCCTGGTCCCCTGTGGCCTGTCCTGCCGGGACACACTGCGCCTCGAGGCGGGCATGCCGCTGTACGGGCACGAGCTCTCGCGGGAGCTGACGCCCTTCGACGCCGGGCTCGGCCGGGTCGTGAAGTTCGAGAAGGAGGGGGACTTCGTCGGGCGGGAGGCACTGGCCGAGGCGGCCACCCGTGCCGCGGAGAACCCGCCGCGCGTCCTCGTCGGACTCGTCGCCGAGGGCCGTCGGGTCCCGCGTGCCGGGTACGCGGTCGTCGCGGGCGGCGAGGTGATCGGCGAGGTCACCTCCGGGGCTCCTTCCCCCACCCTGGGCAGGCCGATCGCGATGGCGTACGTCGACCCCGCCCACGCCACGCCGGGCACGGCGGGTGTCGGTGTGGACATCCGGGGCAGTCACGAGCCGTACGAGGTCGTGGCGCTGCCGTTCTACAAGCGTCAGAAGTAGCCGTCGTAGGTGATGCTGAGCACAGAGTCGCTGCTCACGCACGCCTTCCGCAGTCCCCCACCCATCAGCACTCCCCCGCGTACAGGAGAATTCAGACCATGAGCAACCCGCAGCAGCTGCGCTACAGCAAGGAGCACGAGTGGCTGTCGGGCGCCGAGGACGGCGTCTCGACGGTCGGCATCACCGAGCACGCGGCCAACGCGCTCGGCGACGTCGTCTTCGTCCAGCTCCCGGAGGTCGGTGACACGGTGACCGCGGGCGAGACCTGCGGCGAGCTGGAGTCGACCAAGTCGGTCAGCGACCTGTACTCCCCCGTCTCCGGTGAGGTCACCGAGGTCAACGAGGACGTCGTGAGCGACCCGGCGCTGGTGAACTCCGCCCCCTTCGAGGGCGGCTGGCTGTTCAAGGTGCGCGTCGCGGAGGAGCCGGCCGACCTGCTCTCCGCCGACGAGTACACCGCCTTTTCCGCCGGCTGAGGAGTCCGCACCTGATGTCCGCACTGAACACGCCCCTGCACGAGCTCGACCCGGAGATCGCCGCCGCGGTCGACGCCGAGCTGGACCGTCAGCAGTCCACCCTCGAGATGATCGCGTCGGAGAACTTCGCTCCGCTCGCGGTCATGGAGGCGCAGGGCTCGGTCCTCACCAACAAGTACGCCGAGGGCTATCCCGGCCGTCGCTACTACGGCGGCTGTGAGCACGTCGACGTGGC
Encoded proteins:
- a CDS encoding enhanced serine sensitivity protein SseB is translated as MDFPADLPADFPAPAHPHPHPHGGWPGNELEEVLSASLGMPSAGGRIIEVLGRSFVWIPLPNGGGPHSGPLDLPTVEIGGQAFVPVFSSEEQFRQVVGSHLSYTIAPAVEFARGLPPHVGIAVNPDGVVGVPLPPAAVADLCRVGRTPLDGPNTGGRVKLYEPDWQDDPVDFLAAASAEFAATGVVLTARRCLAAIETADPVMFVGVELSQWEGDLRTLPMDALGRALGTTPVAWPVNLVLLDVADDPVGHWMREQVRPFYTQG
- the gcvH gene encoding glycine cleavage system protein GcvH, with the protein product MSNPQQLRYSKEHEWLSGAEDGVSTVGITEHAANALGDVVFVQLPEVGDTVTAGETCGELESTKSVSDLYSPVSGEVTEVNEDVVSDPALVNSAPFEGGWLFKVRVAEEPADLLSADEYTAFSAG
- a CDS encoding ABC transporter permease, whose product is MISYILRRTFAAVILLLVVTAVTFAIFFLLPRMAGQTADQLAQQYIGKSPTKADIAAVKQNLGLDEPLYAQYWHFIKGIVSGATYNLGPTTAHCDAPCFGYSFKNHVAVWPQLTSRLPVTVSLAAGAAVMWLVSGVVIGVISALKPRSFFDRSFMGVALAGVSLPMFFTGNLALLLFTYQWPIFGRTYVPFTENPAQWANTLFPAWCSLALLYSAIYARLTRSGMLETMNEDFIRTARAKGLRERNVVARHGLRAALTPIITVFGMDLGLLLGGAVITETVFSLPGIGQYAVQGITDNDLPPILGVTLLAAFFVVIANLLVDLLYAAADPRVRLS
- the gcvT gene encoding glycine cleavage system aminomethyltransferase GcvT; protein product: MSSTESRRTALDALHRSLGATMTDFAGWDMPLRYGSERDEHNAVRTQAGLFDLSHMGEITVTGPQAAELLNFALVGNIASVGVGRARYTMICRADGGILDDLIVYRLGETEYMVVANASNAQVVLDALTERAAGFDAEVRDDRDAYALIAVQGPQAPGILASLTDSDLDGLKYYAGLPGTVAGVPALIARTGYTGEDGFELFVAPSDAEALWQALTKAGEPAGLVPCGLSCRDTLRLEAGMPLYGHELSRELTPFDAGLGRVVKFEKEGDFVGREALAEAATRAAENPPRVLVGLVAEGRRVPRAGYAVVAGGEVIGEVTSGAPSPTLGRPIAMAYVDPAHATPGTAGVGVDIRGSHEPYEVVALPFYKRQK
- a CDS encoding ABC transporter substrate-binding protein, producing MRRSALAAVAAIGSASLLLSACSKADDNGGDGNKSAGANAATKGVVNASTQKGGTVTYEYSDVPDSFDPGNTYYAYMYNLSRLYARPLMTFQPGPGEEGNKLVPDLAEKAGEPSDGGKTWTYKIRSGLKYQDGTAITSKDVKYAVERSNFARDVLSLGPNYFQQFMEGGKAYKGPYKDKSAEGLKSIETPDDTTIVFKLNRPFQEFDYLVATPQTAPVPQSKDTGIDYVKSIVSSGSYKFQSYDEGKQAVLVKNENWDPKTDPLRKQYPDKIVVKLKVNAETIDQDVQAGDAIDLGGTGVQAATQAKVVNDASLKANTDNTYGGRLVYMAINNQVAPFDKVECRKAVEYAVDKVSVQTAEGGPIRGDIATTVLPPDITGYAKADVYATTGNKGDVAKAKDQLKACGKTTINTNISARSDRPQEIDAATAIIASLKKVGINASLKQYPSGKYFTDYAGVPTFDKKQNIGLHMMQWGADWNSGYGFLQQILHGDAIGASGNTNLSYLNDKQINEMLEKAIATEDDTARNALYGQIDKRAMDLAALVPLTYFKVLLYRPTGFTNLVSTSAFSGQYDYLNIGTTKK
- a CDS encoding AAA family ATPase, encoding MTVDRTTAYATTSGIALPEQPAAPVVELRGACRAAPVVRDLRDRSGRSPHALLFGPKDLVVITGLPGSGKSTLMKRAVGGIRIDSQDTRDRWDGRLSPLLPYAVYRPLVRLAHYVGLRGALRSGEGVVVHDCGTQAWVRGWLAREARRRGGTLHLLLLDVAADTALEGQRERGRGVSRYAFLRHRGAAARLIRSVERGDLPQGCGSAVLIDRDAADVLRRIGFTG
- a CDS encoding enhanced serine sensitivity protein SseB C-terminal domain-containing protein, producing the protein MLRQVTPGRYDAYEALLRALATPNSGQIWMLLWHGQAGSPDAQYGNMEVDGYGYAPCVTSAQELSASGWNRSYEVVDGIDVARTLYPDQYGLWLNPHAPGGGLGIPWLDLRRIATGLERQPAGPLRLSEPGIEIPQFYALLVQNAHRTPAVRSLRRAWVQPALGAPYLAIGLDVYDTSPSAVDSVRAMMQQSIGAVPDGLPVSTVAMSDDYDPVALWMRAGARPFYDREAHGSPAQAPAAGYGYPPARGGY
- a CDS encoding ABC transporter ATP-binding protein translates to MTELSKTGAALGEPAPGNAPDAFLAVRDLKVHFPTDDGLVKSVDGLSFQVEKGKTLCIVGESGSGKSVTSLAIMGLHRLGAQGKHVQMSGEIWLDGKELVSADPDEVRRLRGREMAMIFQDPLSAMHPYYTIGNQIVEAYRVHHDVSKKIARKRAIEMLDRVGIPEPAKRVDGYPHEFSGGMRQRAMIAMALVNNPELLIADEPTTALDVTVQAQILDLIRDLQKEFGSAVVLITHDLGVVAEIADDVLVMYGGRCVERGSVDDVFERPQHPYTWGLLGSMPRIDRETSERLIPVKGQPPSLINVPSGCAFHPRCPYADIPKGDVTRTVRPELQQVGGGHYSACHLSPEDRTRIWTEEIAPKL
- a CDS encoding ABC transporter permease yields the protein MTAPIETTGAQAEAQPEAVLVGVDKGQIEGRSLGQIAWSRFKKDKVAVAGGVIVILLVLLAVLSRPIQAMFGLDPNALHQDLIDPNTSLPKGDFGGMSWSHPLGVEPKFGRDIATRILEGSWVSLVVAFGATILSNTIGAVLGVVAGYYGGRVDTIISRLMDTFLAFPLLLFAIAISATLQGGAFGLEGLPLHISVLIFVIGFFNWPYLGRIVRGQTLALREREFVDASRGMGARGPYILFRELLPNLVGPIIVYSTLLIPTNILFEASLSFLGVGIQPPQASWGGMLNQAVDFYQVDPQFMIVPGLAIFVTVLAFNLLGDGLRDALDPRSR